AAACAAGCATGACTCAGAATGAATCACTCTGTGAATCACACACCTACAGTTTTCTGAGCCTGACGCCATCACTGTGTTTACCacagtgcaaaaagaaaaatgcttgCTTCAGACTGAAACACTAGTCACACAaccacccccaccacacacaccttTCCTCTCAATGGTGGCGTTAAGATTGTTTTTGAGTTGCTGCACCATCGGATTGAGCAGTTTTCCAGCCTTCAGCTTGTGTTTGCTGGCCCTACGCCTGCGGCCACTTGGGGGTGCTGCATGAAGTAAACCGACGTTGGGAGGTAGAGTTTTGCCCAGCTCCTTGTACAGATGCTCAATCTCACCCCTCTGGAATGCCTGCAGCTCAGAGATCTCCTTCATGTGTCTGGTGAGAAAGTTACAGGGGGAGATCAGACATAAATGAGCTTGAAAGGCCACTGAGAGACTGCTTTTCAGTTTCATGGTCTTTTTTCAAGATCCCTCTTGTAATTTACTCTCTGTTAAATCCTTGATTGCAGAGATGATACCTATGTCAAGAGACATTCCCTCCTGATTTTTGTGTTGGATTAGTGATTAAATTTAAAACCTCGACAAACCTCATCGTCATAGCATGTGGGTTCTAGGCAGTCattaatgtcactgaaaatatTGAGTGGTCACATGGTGCCAAAAAATACTGGGGATTTGGGTTCATTATGTTATCAATTGATCCTCAAACAATCCTCCTCGCAACTGTGTAATTTAAATCTGTCCATTTCATTCCTCATCATTAGTAAACAccttgattttttattttattataaaccATTAATTTTGGATTTCTCTGCCCCTAGCACAGAAAAACTCtgcataaaaaacaaatattgcatAGTGATGAAGATCAATGAGGAAGTTAAggctcaaaatgaaaaaaactgtgCAGCTTTGGATGAGTGCATGTGTGGAAGTTGCTTTACTTTTCTCTTAGTTTTTGTAGCTCCTTCTTCATATCTGCATCCTCAAACTCTGAGTCGTTGTCACTGCTGATGTAAGAGGAGTGGGCATGTCCTGCTGAAGGCGAGGGCACATGACCATTCATTGCCACAGGCTGTCGGCTTGGTGAATCGGAGCTCTGCTCACTTTTGCTCCGACCAGTGCGCCGTAGGAAGGCCACTGCCCTCTTCATGAGGTCACTACCACTGTGCTCAGACAGGGCATGAGCTGGGGGAGCGGGGTGGGCCGGAGGGAGAGctatgctgctgctgtcctcaTCTGCTGAGTCAGAGtagaggtggtggtggtagttGTTATGCATAGGACTGTCAATGGTCTGGGCCCGGGGAATATGGTGCGGGGTGACATCAGGACTGGAGGTGGCTCTGTAGAGGTTTGGTGGGGCAGAGTAGCGGTTACTACCGTGGGTTTTGGATGTTCCTGCTTTCTCCTCATCGGCTGCAGCTGCCACAGACGATCTGCCAGCAGCCACACAAACCTTCTCTGTCCTGCCTTTTACATTGGTCTGACTGTGAGACCCTCCAGAACCACTTGAGGGTGCTGTAGAACTGCAGGTGCTGCAGCTTGTCTTACTTTTCTCTAAACGACAAACAACATCTGGACAAGTGGGGATGATCTGGAAAGAAGAGCATCTCACATTCATAACAAAATCAAGGTCCATTTACATCATAAACGAGTACACTTGACAAGCAAAGGCCTGGAATATAATCTTATTTGGTCAAATATAATTTTTGTTGAGTGGAAGAAGAAATTGGGTTCTTACTTGAAAACGGCTTTTGGATCTGTATGAAGTGGAGCTGACAGTTGCATCTCTTCCTTTCAAAACCCTGTTAGCTAAAGGAGCAGAAAGGAGAATTTCttgtaaaaacaatttaaaaagagaacTGATTAATGTGATATAGACATTACATAAATCATTTTACCTACCTGCCACTGCAGAGTCACTTAGTGCACCCACACTATCTGTGCGCTCCAGAATCTGAGGctaagagagaaagagagaaggatgtGTGTGGGAGCTTGGAATAATGTGAATAATTGCAAACAGAAAGTCACTACATGTGCTAGATCAGCATGATGAGGCTATGCAGTAACTTCTCCTGACATCAGTTTTGTCTTAGTGAGTCTAACCTTGGTTTAAAATGAAGCTGCCAGAGGAAGAGATCATGAAACATTATTGTACTCACAGCAGTAATTTTCAGTACATACACAATAATAGTCTTAGCCAGTAGTCAAATCAATAACAGTGCAGGTAAACAATTCAATGATGATTCCATTAACTTAGCTCCTaacaaacatctgcacacattTTTAACTTTCAAACATaaactcactctctctcttacatacacaaaacacaaagtgtaTTTTACCAGTGGGTCCCCCTTCTTCTTTGCAAGTCCTCCCTCAGTGCTCTGGCCATCCGAGACTGGCGGGGTGATGACTCCTTCTGTGCTGGAGGCCTGGGGGTCAGATGTCGTACTTGAAGGCTGGGAGGGAGCATGCTCCTGGTACAACAGGTTTCTCAGCTTCTCATCCAGAGTCTTGATGGTGCGGTCAACAAACTCCACCCTGCGTGGTCCCTCACTGTCTGACTCGCCTGGCCCCCCACTTGCTGGCTGCTGCTGGCTTGATGACTGGGAGTTCTGGGAGGTCTGATGTGCTGGACTCTGGGGCTGGGAGGTTACTGTCCCAGGCTGCATGGGCGTGGCATAGGGTTGCTGCAGGACCACAGACTGATGGGAGGTGAGCTGAGGAGGTAGCTCTCCAGACGGACTGGCCTTCTCAGTGGGCTGATTAGTCTGAGAAGAAGCCAaacctccagctgctccttTATCAGTGGCATTCACATCCaaagagacaggtggcacaataGCACAGCATGGCATGTCCGTCACCAAAGAGACAGCAGAGATGCAAGGTTCTACTGCAGGAAGGGAGTTTTGATGTctgacaccagcagcagcaatgGGATGTTTATTTACACAGGGCTGAGTCTGCTGGACCCGAGCTTTGCCAATGTTTTGGTCTGGAGTTTGTTCTGAGCTCTGAGCAGCAGggggcagagagggggaggaggagggcgggTTTTGAGCAGATAAAGATGCGACCGGGGTAGTCACTGCAGTTGTGTTGCACTTGGGCCTGACTGATGATGAAGCAGAGTTTTCAGcctctgaagaaagaaaaagaggagagttaATTAGAGGGAAACAGATTGGGAGTTAAACAGCCAAGACTGTGAAGAAGAGGGTCTAAGTCCTGTGAGTGCCAGAGTGTTATATCACGGCTTGTCTTCCCCCATCAGGATCTGTCAGCTGGAGTATAAATCCTGCCCTTCTACCACTGCAGAAGCACTCTTATATAACTGACCCCACCGGTATAACTGCACTGGCGCACACTTGAATGCATGTGCAGCGCTTCAGTATGGAGAGCAGCAAGTGAGACACAAATGACTCAGTTCATTCTATAGGAAATATGATTCTAGCAAAAAAGGCAAACCCTCATATTAAAGAATTTGGTCTGATAAGCAGTAAATAATATGTTGCAGACCGTGGGCTGTAGTGACGTGAGATGTAGTCTTCTTATTGTCTGGCATGGGTGTCTCAGCTACAGGGCAGATGATAAACCAGCGCTTCCCAGTATGGAGGACTgtcaaggagagagagaatgaaagtctcattataattataaaatcACTCCAGTAGATGAGCTAAATTTACTGACTGACGATTCAAAGAAAACTTACAGAGAATGAAACAATCCAAActgattttcattcattcaatcattcaTATTCTAATGTCAAACCATAAAAGCCTtcttaaatgtaaatatctatAAATGTACAGGAAACCACTGACTAGAACTGAAACATGTGCATGGATGAATACGAGTTTCTGGGGATCAAAGTCTTACCGTTTTGTTGGTACACCAGCTGTGGGGTGCTGGGCGCTGATGCCTTCAATTCCAAAAGAACAAGAAGGATTACTTTACAGAGTTGATGCATGTGCATTAATTTAATAAACATGTGATGAGTTTACTCAAGTAGCCAGAGAGAGGTGAACTTCAGACATAAATTCAGTTAGAAACAAATTTCACATCAgcaaaaattgtatttttggCATCTCTTGTTGGCAGCGTTGCAGTCAAAGTCATCTTGAGAGTCTGTAGGGAGTCATCTTGAGAGTCTGTAGGGAGTCATCTTGAGAGTGCTGACAGGATGATGTATCCGAGGAGGAGTCCCTCATAGACAAATTACACCATTACAACTACTAACTATCAGCGCTTCCTTTCTCACCTCTGTTCCTAGTGTGTCAGTTCCTTCGCTCTGTTTGGGACTGCCTCCCTGGTCAGAGTTCCTCTCACCCTCTGTGTCCTCACTCAGCATGTCCTCAGCTTTGTCCACAATGTCCTTCATCTGTTCAATGAATACCTCTTTTTCCATAGGTAAAATGAAATCGTTCTCCACCTGAGAGTAAGGACAGAGAAAAGACAACAGGTAGTAGAAATGTTCTATCTCAACAAGCAATAGCTAAATGAAACCGTGGTCATGGCTGCGCCAGGATCAACAGATGCATGTTTTAGTGACTataaagagtaaaataaataaaatgattgaaattCCACATATATTCTCTTAATGTAGTTTAATGCCAACATAAAGCAAAACTAGTCTCAAgttgaatgaaatatttataattcTAACCATTTTCTTATCAAGCTTCACAAGCAGAGATTTGCCTTGGACCAACTATCTTATCCACAACGAGTTAGTGGATATGGAGTTAGCATTTATgttataaaatattcatatgtCTATAAATATGAGCCCAATGTGAACTGGTTGAggttggaggagagagaaagagcaagacAGAAACATTGAGATTCTTTGCTGCATTGCAGCTGGAAATAGCACCACGCAGACTTCCAGTGTTTCAGAGATAGGAGAAAACTTCCAGGGCAACGCACAACTTACAGACACTACTGACTGAACTGACAGACACTCCTGCATACCATGTATGTGGCAATCTCCTCCGGTGCATCTCCGTCCAGGTCAAACTTGAATGTGACCATCTTATGGTTGTGAGTTTCCAACTGACACTCCACCATCTTATCCCCAGTGTTACACACCTGCAGGAAGAAcggacaaataaatacattatcttttatttcttgcaTAGGCTTTAAGTAATATGTTCCTTAttgtgatatatttatatatatactcacaTTGAGCATGCTGAGTTTTGGCCTGCTTGTTTTCTCTTGACGAGAACGAGTCCTTGTGGACCTGCGATGGTGTTTGCGGACTTTCCCTTCACCTTTGCCTCCATGTGTCCCCTCATAACCGTCACTCATCTCCTTCCCTGACGTGGCGTCAGAGTTGACACTTAATTGGGGAAGAAAAGGCAATGACATTAGTTTAAGTGCTACTTTAATTATTATCTGAATAGCCAACACAAAGCTTTACTATTTTGGGAAGCTATTGCTATAATCTACCTGTATGTTAGAAACTAACAAATAGCAGATATGTGCATATTGTCTTATCAGTGTACCAACAACAGAAGCTGGATAGACAAAGAGAAATACAGTAAATAAGTTgtgtgatgaataaaacatgttatcTAAGTGAAATTTTGGACTGGTGGAAAAAAAGGGGGCTTCCCGTCTTGAACTTCTCTCAATACAGAGCTTAAAACAATGACATTAGTGCCATcagacttcaggaggaagaGGTAGCTGGTTTAACATCACTTGTAATGTTTGTTGGAACACTCTCAATGTTTTCTGAAGATAAACAATGTCTCTGCCACAGGAAGTTTAAACTACAGCAACAATAGTGTGGCAAACCAGTGTCAGGCTCCGCGAGAACATGTCTGTTTACAAGTGTTACAGAGTATTGGTGTGGCTACTGTAACAGTGTAAACAAAAACttccacattttcaaataagTAAGACCACATGTATTATTGAAAGAATGTAGGTCAGTGCCTCGAACAAAATTTCCATCGAGAGATTAATGTCCATTTGACATATTAGATTGCGCTTATCAGATAGGTATTTATTATAAGTGCAATCATTGACTTGTCAACTACAAAAATAAGTACCTGTCATAGCTCTGTCCtgcagtgtgtttctctgtggtttgatcctgaaacaaaaaaaccagagagagcagaagagaataacatgaatttgtttttttttttaaaggaatttTACTGAttgtgaagaaagagaaagtacAGTGATGTTGTATGCGAGTGTACTGGTATTTTTTAAAAGCGATGTGGGCAGAGAAAGAAATAAGTTGTGAAATAAGTGAGTCATGTCTCCATACCTCCGTGTTggtctctgctgctcctgttaGAGAACCGAGAGGTTTCTGCTGAGTCACACTGGAGCTGGCAGACCCAGATGATGCTTGCTGAGAGTCTGAGGGCTGCAGCACAGGAATTTGGCTCTGAACCTGACTCTGGGCCTGCAAGGCCAGCTGGAATGAGTTGCTGTTGTCCAGATTGGCAACAGTGGTGGCTGCGCCTGGATCAGTCCCATTATAGAGAGGTGGGGAGAAAAGTGCAGGCTGCACTGGCTGAGCAGAGGGGACAAGCTCAGGATGGCTGACCTGGGCCTGCTGGGGACAAACAAGATTACACATCGCCATCATCATTATTACAAGTATTACATCTAAGATAATGAATCCTTGTTGTTCCTATGTATTCAGCtgttatgtgtttatttatttatttttttttacaagatttcttctttttttcctgcaccATTTAACCTAATCGACATATAAAGGCTTATTATCCTTCAGCTACAGAACAACAACACAGCTATGAGCAAACAAAGCTCTAAAACAATGTGACAAAGATTAGTCAAAGGCTCACTTAAGTAAAACCACCCttaacacacatgaacactcaAAACTCCAGTTCACACCTTCTTGGTAAACATCAGCACTCCATAGCACCCATTATAATTACCTGTATCAGAGGCTGAGTGCTGCCATTTGTGGGAAGGTGTGTGTTTTGGGAAGGggaaatgtgcatgtgtatggGATGGGTGTTTAATGTAGATATAAGTGCAGGTTGTGAATGAGGAGCTTCATATCTAACACTCTGCTTCAGAGCAGTGTTGGGCTGGTGCTGTAGGGATGTGGGTTCCATCTTACCCAGCCCAGTTGAGGGGGAAGGTATGAGGGACACTGGGATGGGTGAGACTAATGAATTTTCAATGTgtaaaggggagagaggggagacagagggggtCATTGGAAGAGTCTGTCtgggagaaagaaagatgtgATTCAGAGAAGAGGTGGTTGAAGGGTGAGGAGCAGTGTAGGGGTAAGGATAGGAGGATTCACAGTCAGTCAAAGCTGTCATCACCTGGACAGTGGGATACTGTGAAGGAAACTGAAGGGAAAAGAATAAGGAAGAAACAGAGGGAAATCAAATACTCTAAAGAATAATGTTCAAACAAATATAGGAGGAGGACACAAGATACATTTCTTCAAGTCAATGCTGTTACTGATCTTTAATACAATGTAAGAAATGACTGAGTATAAACAAACAATACCTGGGGTTGGTGTGTTGGTGGTAGAGAAGTTGATATCTGCAAAGGTTGGAACTGTTGATGGACAGTAGCCTGAGCCATTGGCTGCTGAGGGGGAAGTGCCTGGGTCAGCATACTGGAAGGGAACTGGCCCTGTCCGTCTTGTCCAAGCTGGGATATGCTCTGTCCAGCAGGTATATTCTACAGatgaaaaggaagagaaaaagagagagaagtggtTCAGTTATGACAAGGATTCCAATTTGACCTCTCTGTTTGGAAACCTGCATTTCCTCCTATTGATTCCAGAATAATTCATACTTTCCTTTCTCTAAGCAAAGTAAGACTAGGAAGGCTGGCGGATACAGCAGCTAAAaccactgttattgttttcattactgCTTACATTATCTCTCTGTTGGCTCCTGTCCGAGGAAACTCCTGTTTATTGAGCTGTTCCCCATTCAACTACTGTCCACCAACACAGCTGCTTCCAATTTGGCTGCACCAAATCAAACCCAGGGACCATAATATAAGTAGGAGCAAAACTAATAACAGCACTGCCACAAATGTTCCCTTGTTGAGGTGCAGCACTTTCTGTCCCTCCCACAGTGAGTCCCAGAGTGACAAAATGCATTGAGACAAAGGCATTCTACCTGATTCAGGAAAGCAGCGATGCAAAGATAGGGttgaaactgatgaaaaatgaaaacagggcgagtcagaggaggagaaacaaacataaaattcaAAACTGGGGCACAGTGAATGCCGCTAAGCTTTAATGCACCGCTTCTACTCTCACCTGTTGAGAAATATGTGCAGCCTGGCCATGCTGGGATGAGGCAGGAAGGCTCTGAGGAGTCACGATCTGAGTAGCCCCTCCATAGGTCTGTGATGCAGCAGTGGGCTGTGCAGATTGGTACTGGCTCTGAGCTGGAGCAGACTGTTGGTGCAGAACATTGAGAGCAGAGTGTGCAAAGCTCTGAGAGGCAGCATCAGGTGGACCTGCAGCAGGGTAACTCTGATGTGAGGCCGAAACCTGCACAGCTGAGGTTGAAGTGAGATGAGGCTGAGAGGCTGGGGTCTGAACCTGTTGGACAGTAGACTGGGACACCTCCTGGCTTTGATGTGGAATTGCTGTGTGCATGGCTTTCTGCTGTAGAGCTGGGGTGTGCAATTGCTGCTGACTGGGACAGTGAAAACCACTAGGTGGTTGTGCAATTTGTTGGTGTAGGGGATGCACAGTATCTTGGTGAAGCTGGAGCTGAGGTTGAATATAAGCCTGTCCACCATTCTGTGTTTGTATGCTAGACTGAGTGTTTTGTGGTAAGGGCTGTTTGTGCTCTTGCTGAACAGGGATCTGTTGGTTGTAAAGTGCTGGTGTGGAGGAGCTCTGACAAGGTTGCTGACTTGGCAGTTTGACTGCAGCTTGGACATGCTGCAGTGTGCTGGGAGCTTGAGCAGGATGACACTGGGCTGCAATAGCTGCACCTACAGATGCAAGAGGCTGATGTGCTGGCAGGGcggctgctgcggctgctgatGCTGTAGTCTGTTGCTGAACCGGAGGTGGATATCCTGGTGTAGACTGAGCCTGTTGTTGAGAGGGAGCCACACAGTTCTGACATGTTTGTTGGACTTGCAAAGAAAAAGCTGCTGTTGCCGCTGGCTGTTGGTAGCCTGCTGCTTGGTGACTCTGTGGCACAGATGACGCTGAAATACGTGCTGCAGCTTGGGTCTGTTGCACACTTGGAGGTGGATAGCCAGCAGCGTTGCCTGCATGCTGGATGTTGACTGAACATTGACCGGCTGGAGCTGGTGTAGCAGCACTAGGTGGACCAGCATATGGAGCAGCAGGGTAACTGTGTCCAGGCTGGAGGTACTGCAGTGGTGTGGTCATTGCTGTGCTGGAAGAAGGCAGGCCTTGGACAGAATGTTGATTCTGTTGCCCTGCAGAACTAGGCTAAGAAAAACAAAGGGGAGAAATTAAAGTTAGTTAAATGAATGCAAGTATAACGAGAGGATAAGGGATAAAAATAGGTTAATGAAACATCTGTTACAACAATGAGCAGGCTGTGACAGGTGTGAGATAAAATAAGGACCCAAGGGAGGAAAAGCAGACTGATAGGAGGGAGATCAGACAGTAACCGCTTCTTCAATCAGAGGCCATCTATTCAAGGCAAGCTAAGGAAAAAGATAGCTGTAGCATTCAGCCAGTAAAGCAGAAagggaaaaatataaaaatctagaAAGGGGTCTGTTAGGGTAAATCAGCAGAAACGATGCCTGTTAGAGATTATGCCACGGTCCTCCGACATGATCAAGCTTATGATTTTTAAGATGGTCAGCTCTTTAGGCCTAGGCAGGCAGCGAAACTCAGACAGTGGACAGAAGATCAGACCAGCTCCATGCAGAATGGTCCTTCTTGCAGGGAGAAATCAGTTAAGCAGGTGTTGGCTCCGTATGGGATACCAAAGTGGCTTGTCTGCTACTATGACCTACCACTCCAACAGCCCCGGTAACTTGCTGCTCTCCGGCACTTAATCTGTCCCTGCCGTCCTGGAGGGGTTCTTGATCCGCAACTGAACTGCCACTCAGGAGATGACTCTTCAGGCTGCTGCCTCCATCACTGTGAGCAGGCCTGTGTGCAGCTGAGGGATGCAGAAATGCGGCCTGGGAGGGTGTGGCGTGACAGGGGGTTGCTTTGCGGCTGATTATATTGAACAGGGACTTCTGCAGCAGTGAGAAATCTGAGC
This sequence is a window from Paralichthys olivaceus isolate ysfri-2021 chromosome 6, ASM2471397v2, whole genome shotgun sequence. Protein-coding genes within it:
- the LOC109635176 gene encoding serine/threonine-protein kinase WNK2-like isoform X13; the protein is MELEANSNSEAHQELKYPSVSNSQCELTMGDGNINLVDPVVRGGSDPSAYPSSSSYQRNVHQRFIRRSLWFSDMDEQTFEAPECDNRSKILNINLRTIVDRNRGTTCGIQEGSGTESQGRQKDIATESASADEEKEKGGDVLNVICSNGAKSAIKASSEETEEEAEMKAVSTSPGGRFLKFDIELGRGSFKTVYKGLDTETWVEVAWCELQDRKLSKMERQRFKEEAEMLKGLQHPNIVRFYDFWESPLKGKKCIVLVTELMTSGTLKTYLKRFKVMKPKVLRSWCRQILKGLHFLHTRTPPIIHRDLKCDNIFITGPTGSVKIGDLGLATLKAASFAKSVIGTPEFMAPEMYEEHYDEAVDVYAFGMCMLEMATSEYPYSECQNAAQIYRKVTSGVKPASYNKVMDPEIKEIIGECICQKKEERYTIKDLLNHAFFAEDTGVRVELAEEDDGKKASIALKLWVEDHKKLKGKYKESGAIEFTFDLEKEVPEVVAQEMVESGFFHESDAKTVGKSIRDRVALIKWRRERTVSAAVAVDQSEGGQRVQMTPSQGICAGAAHVGQPPMLEPEEPDADQHNRLCNQPASATSVTYSTLDSGMGSTVYSDSHSSQQSVLYQSLLEPITMATQQPSSAGQQNQHSVQGLPSSSTAMTTPLQYLQPGHSYPAAPYAGPPSAATPAPAGQCSVNIQHAGNAAGYPPPSVQQTQAAARISASSVPQSHQAAGYQQPAATAAFSLQVQQTCQNCVAPSQQQAQSTPGYPPPVQQQTTASAAAAAALPAHQPLASVGAAIAAQCHPAQAPSTLQHVQAAVKLPSQQPCQSSSTPALYNQQIPVQQEHKQPLPQNTQSSIQTQNGGQAYIQPQLQLHQDTVHPLHQQIAQPPSGFHCPSQQQLHTPALQQKAMHTAIPHQSQEVSQSTVQQVQTPASQPHLTSTSAVQVSASHQSYPAAGPPDAASQSFAHSALNVLHQQSAPAQSQYQSAQPTAASQTYGGATQIVTPQSLPASSQHGQAAHISQQFQPYLCIAAFLNQNIPAGQSISQLGQDGQGQFPSSMLTQALPPQQPMAQATVHQQFQPLQISTSLPPTHQPQFPSQYPTVQVMTALTDCESSYPYPYTAPHPSTTSSLNHIFLSPRQTLPMTPSVSPLSPLHIENSLVSPIPVSLIPSPSTGLGKMEPTSLQHQPNTALKQSVRYEAPHSQPALISTLNTHPIHMHISPSQNTHLPTNGSTQPLIQQAQVSHPELVPSAQPVQPALFSPPLYNGTDPGAATTVANLDNSNSFQLALQAQSQVQSQIPVLQPSDSQQASSGSASSSVTQQKPLGSLTGAAETNTEDQTTEKHTAGQSYDSVNSDATSGKEMSDGYEGTHGGKGEGKVRKHHRRSTRTRSRQEKTSRPKLSMLNVCNTGDKMVECQLETHNHKMVTFKFDLDGDAPEEIATYMVENDFILPMEKEVFIEQMKDIVDKAEDMLSEDTEGERNSDQGGSPKQSEGTDTLGTEASAPSTPQLVYQQNVLHTGKRWFIICPVAETPMPDNKKTTSHVTTAHEAENSASSSVRPKCNTTAVTTPVASLSAQNPPSSSPSLPPAAQSSEQTPDQNIGKARVQQTQPCVNKHPIAAAGVRHQNSLPAVEPCISAVSLVTDMPCCAIVPPVSLDVNATDKGAAGGLASSQTNQPTEKASPSGELPPQLTSHQSVVLQQPYATPMQPGTVTSQPQSPAHQTSQNSQSSSQQQPASGGPGESDSEGPRRVEFVDRTIKTLDEKLRNLLYQEHAPSQPSSTTSDPQASSTEGVITPPVSDGQSTEGGLAKKKGDPLPQILERTDSVGALSDSAVAANRVLKGRDATVSSTSYRSKSRFQIIPTCPDVVCRLEKSKTSCSTCSSTAPSSGSGGSHSQTNVKGRTEKVCVAAGRSSVAAAADEEKAGTSKTHGSNRYSAPPNLYRATSSPDVTPHHIPRAQTIDSPMHNNYHHHLYSDSADEDSSSIALPPAHPAPPAHALSEHSGSDLMKRAVAFLRRTGRSKSEQSSDSPSRQPVAMNGHVPSPSAGHAHSSYISSDNDSEFEDADMKKELQKLREKHMKEISELQAFQRGEIEHLYKELGKTLPPNVGLLHAAPPSGRRRRASKHKLKAGKLLNPMVQQLKNNLNATIERKGESGASSSSSPAKSSILSDGSAHSSGSSGSSSHPHTAPEQVHTQQPCSLKGSFSSDNIYAGLHGDGMAPQAGPGQGWTVYHQTSERVTYKSSSKPRTRFLSGPVSLSIWSTLKRLCLGKERSSRSNLSTAAAQTASSQTQPPLTSATPSPSAQPITRLAQIQTNNSNNKRGTFTDDLHKLVDDWTKETVAAANQPRPSLNQIKQQRRQRDLECKSYPPTGAAGHEMKCHVGTSKFQLPLSCPLTAALGPGMPTSLAPNSATMLPPGYLLPTGSYGGMVPGPLYSQQWPGVPSPVGSVGPVGLLGAARMMPYNTMANTGIQTFPLITHNPENGPCPKTTRTT
- the LOC109635176 gene encoding serine/threonine-protein kinase WNK2-like isoform X12; protein product: MELEANSNSEAHQELKYPSVSNSQCELTMGDGNINLVDPVVRGGSDPSAYPSSSSYQRNVHQRFIRRSLWFSDMDEQTFEAPECDNRSKILNINLRTIVDRNRGTTCGIQEGSGTESQGRQKDIATESASADEEKEKGGDVLNVICSNGAKSAIKASSEETEEEAEMKAVSTSPGGRFLKFDIELGRGSFKTVYKGLDTETWVEVAWCELQDRKLSKMERQRFKEEAEMLKGLQHPNIVRFYDFWESPLKGKKCIVLVTELMTSGTLKTYLKRFKVMKPKVLRSWCRQILKGLHFLHTRTPPIIHRDLKCDNIFITGPTGSVKIGDLGLATLKAASFAKSVIGTPEFMAPEMYEEHYDEAVDVYAFGMCMLEMATSEYPYSECQNAAQIYRKVTSGVKPASYNKVMDPEIKEIIGECICQKKEERYTIKDLLNHAFFAEDTGVRVELAEEDDGKKASIALKLWVEDHKKLKGKYKESGAIEFTFDLEKEVPEVVAQEMVESGFFHESDAKTVGKSIRDRVALIKWRRERTVSAAVAVDQSEGGQRVQMTPSQGICAGAAHVGQPPMLEPEEPDADQHNRLCNQPASATSVTSDSTLDSGMGSTVYSDSHSSQQSVLYQSLLEPITMATQQPSSAGQQNQHSVQGLPSSSTAMTTPLQYLQPGHSYPAAPYAGPPSAATPAPAGQCSVNIQHAGNAAGYPPPSVQQTQAAARISASSVPQSHQAAGYQQPAATAAFSLQVQQTCQNCVAPSQQQAQSTPGYPPPVQQQTTASAAAAAALPAHQPLASVGAAIAAQCHPAQAPSTLQHVQAAVKLPSQQPCQSSSTPALYNQQIPVQQEHKQPLPQNTQSSIQTQNGGQAYIQPQLQLHQDTVHPLHQQIAQPPSGFHCPSQQQLHTPALQQKAMHTAIPHQSQEVSQSTVQQVQTPASQPHLTSTSAVQVSASHQSYPAAGPPDAASQSFAHSALNVLHQQSAPAQSQYQSAQPTAASQTYGGATQIVTPQSLPASSQHGQAAHISQQFQPYLCIAAFLNQNIPAGQSISQLGQDGQGQFPSSMLTQALPPQQPMAQATVHQQFQPLQISTSLPPTHQPQFPSQYPTVQVMTALTDCESSYPYPYTAPHPSTTSSLNHIFLSPRQTLPMTPSVSPLSPLHIENSLVSPIPVSLIPSPSTGLGKMEPTSLQHQPNTALKQSVRYEAPHSQPALISTLNTHPIHMHISPSQNTHLPTNGSTQPLIQQAQVSHPELVPSAQPVQPALFSPPLYNGTDPGAATTVANLDNSNSFQLALQAQSQVQSQIPVLQPSDSQQASSGSASSSVTQQKPLGSLTGAAETNTEDQTTEKHTAGQSYDSVNSDATSGKEMSDGYEGTHGGKGEGKVRKHHRRSTRTRSRQEKTSRPKLSMLNVCNTGDKMVECQLETHNHKMVTFKFDLDGDAPEEIATYMVENDFILPMEKEVFIEQMKDIVDKAEDMLSEDTEGERNSDQGGSPKQSEGTDTLGTEASAPSTPQLVYQQNVLHTGKRWFIICPVAETPMPDNKKTTSHVTTAHEAENSASSSVRPKCNTTAVTTPVASLSAQNPPSSSPSLPPAAQSSEQTPDQNIGKARVQQTQPCVNKHPIAAAGVRHQNSLPAVEPCISAVSLVTDMPCCAIVPPVSLDVNATDKGAAGGLASSQTNQPTEKASPSGELPPQLTSHQSVVLQQPYATPMQPGTVTSQPQSPAHQTSQNSQSSSQQQPASGGPGESDSEGPRRVEFVDRTIKTLDEKLRNLLYQEHAPSQPSSTTSDPQASSTEGVITPPVSDGQSTEGGLAKKKGDPLPQILERTDSVGALSDSAVAANRVLKGRDATVSSTSYRSKSRFQIIPTCPDVVCRLEKSKTSCSTCSSTAPSSGSGGSHSQTNVKGRTEKVCVAAGRSSVAAAADEEKAGTSKTHGSNRYSAPPNLYRATSSPDVTPHHIPRAQTIDSPMHNNYHHHLYSDSADEDSSSIALPPAHPAPPAHALSEHSGSDLMKRAVAFLRRTGRSKSEQSSDSPSRQPVAMNGHVPSPSAGHAHSSYISSDNDSEFEDADMKKELQKLREKHMKEISELQAFQRGEIEHLYKELGKTLPPNVGLLHAAPPSGRRRRASKHKLKAGKLLNPMVQQLKNNLNATIERKGESGASSSSSPAKSSILSDGSAHSSGSSGSSSHPHTAPEQVHTQQPCSLKGSFSSDNIYAGLHGDGMAPQAGPGQGWTVYHQTSERVTYKSSSKPRTRFLSGPVSLSIWSTLKRLCLGKERSSRSNLSTAAAQTASSQTQPPLTSATPSPSAQPITRLAQIQTNNSNNKRGTFTDDLHKLVDDWTKETVAAANQPRPSLNQIKQQRRQRDLECKSYPPTGAAGHEMKCHVGTSKFQLPLSCPLTAALGPGMPTSLAPNSATMLPPGYLLPTGSYGGMVPGPLYSQQWPGVPSPVGSVGPVGLLGAARMMPYNTMANTGIQTFPLITHNPENGPCPKTTRTT